TCATTGCATCAGCCTCGGATCAGTCAAACGGCTGTCAGTTCCACGGCCCGACTGCCCCGAGGATTCGTTGCATTCTCCACAAAAATGTTTCACGGCACCCGACCGAAACGTGGGTAAAGACAAGCCCGGGCCTCCAAGGCTACAGACAGTCCGTCCAGCTGGAATAATGACTTGATGTCTGACCGGCACTGGTCTGATACCACCTGCTCTTTGATCAAACTGAATCCGGTGTAATGATTGCCTTCGCCGAATCCAATCATTGAGTGATTTGGTCGAAAAAAAACACTCAATGGTAACGTATAGCCTCGTTCTTTCAACCGATTAACAGCGTGGGACTCATTGGCGATAGTGTCCAAGGCATTCTCGTTCAGTAGCCCCCGTTTAGGCAGCATCAACCGGCATGCATTGAATCTCTCTTTCGATGGGACACCTCTTACAAACATCTGCTCTCCTGTTGTCGCCCCATAATCCAGTTCTCGAACTATCGGGGCGTGGCTTTGAATGATCGATTATTGGAATAGAAAAAGACTTCCAACGTCGTTTTCTTACTCGCAGGTGGGATGTTACGGGGCGAGAGAGTTGAGTTTCCATTGGTGAAAAATGCAAGTACGACGCCGGCGCATCAAGTAGTTCTGCCTATCATTTGATAAATGATTCAAACATAGAACTTCCAACTTGATGGGGCACCTGCGATGGAAGCACATTCATGACCGAGCTCTCCTCGCCGTTCGCGCCATACCGAACTCCTGTAATGGGCTGCAAAGTGTATCAATGCCGCCAGAAACCGACTGGAGTCTTGTGCACACGCCGTGATTATATAGTTCAGCGCGGCGTGATCGTGACATGCAATTGAACCGTTGCCTAACAAAACCGGGTCAGCCTCCGACCAACCGATCAACACTCCATTCTCGGTGTGCTGCGGGCGTTCTGCGAAGCGAAAGTTTGGCAGTTGCACTGAAGTGCAATCATAGCGATTGAGCAGGTCAAAAATCGGATTGGTGGCGTGAACATCTTCAGAGGGGACTCGCCTTGGCACACACGTGAAGGTCGACTTGATGTCTTGGATGTCGCTCTCATCCAAACCGTGCGATTGCAATTCCGCATCCGTCGGGCAGAGTGCAGCGAGCGACTCAACGAATTCATCCGCGGTCATTGGTATCCTAAGTAAGGTGAAAACGCAGCATTTTGTAAGAGAACGGCCGTCGCCAGCGGTCCCGGCCACCGCAGTTTCCACTGGCAACCGTAGCGTGCCGGGCTAAGTTCCAGTAGCACGGTGTCGCTCGGATGTCAGGATACGCTTTGTGTTCGCAAATTGCCACCAACTTCTCGAATGGCGTCACTCTCGTTGATCCTTATCCAGTGGCTGACAGGCTAGTGGATCAGCGAATCGTCTCTGAGTCGTCTACTTGATTGATCCAGAGTGTCACGGCCGCAATCGGCTCTCAGTCGATATTGCTTTGCTTGGCATCACTTCGCACGCTCGAATCGCGATCAAGGCTGCCTGGCCGTACTTTGTTGCCCGCGAATCACGCTAATCAACACGAATAACTATCGTACTGTCCAATCGACGACCGCGAGACCAATCGAACGAGACCACGGCCAAGGATCAAACACCGGCAAAAAAATGGTTGGCAAAAAGATGAAGCCCGTAAACAAGGCATGCATCAACCCGGCTCTCCAATCCTTCTAACAGCAACCGCTATCACCCGAGCCTCACTCCTCACTCCTCACTCCTCACTCCTCACTCCTCACTCCTCACTCCTCACTCCTCACTCCTCACTCCTCACTCCTCACTCCGTGTCTCCCAGTTTACCTTCGCCCCATTTCTAAACCAAAACGTGAAGCCCATGCTCAAGCGGCCCGCCTATCACGGGGGCAATGGTTCGTCGCCGGTCATTTTTTCGGCTTTGTAGACGCGTATCCAATCCACCCACATAATGCCGTTCTCGACATCCGATAGTTCCTCGTCCGTCGGCGTGATCCCCTGATCAGAACGCCAATCTTGGTCTTCGGCATTAATGATAATGTGCATTGGCTTGCTCAATCCGGTGCCACGCGTAAACCCCTTTGGATCAATCATCTCACGACCAGACACCGTTCTAACCCGTTTGCCGTCCACGAAGTATTCGAGGTGCCACGGGTCGCGCCAGTGGACACCGATCCGATGGAAGTCTTTTCGCCAGTTCGTGCCATTGAAATACCACGATTCCTCGTCAGTGGGCTGGTAGTCCTGAAACGGATCACGGATGAAAACATGGTGACTGAGGTGCAGCCGATGTGCAGTCCAGGTCTCACTGTCGCGTTGGCTGCCGTAGGCTTCCAAAATATCAATCTCTTGAGTGGAATCCGAGCTGAGCATCCAAACGTTCGAGGCAAGTACAAGGCCACTGATCTTAACCCGCGCCTCGACGAACAGCGGATAGGTGAAGGTTTCCTTCGACGAAATCGCGCCAGTATAAACTTTTTTCGTATCCGGTTTGCGGCTGGCGTGAATTCCTAAATGGCCATTGGTGACATACGAATGCCCTGAGTTGAACTCTGTCAGTCCAGGACCAAGCCATTTATTGATGAATGAATCGCGCCAGCGATCGGTGAATTCACTTGGCTTCTCAGTGGGCTTGGCTGTGTAGCTGAAATCATCGGAGACAGATTGCAGTTTCCAAGTTCGCCCCTCTCCAGCTTTCGCC
The nucleotide sequence above comes from Novipirellula caenicola. Encoded proteins:
- a CDS encoding family 16 glycosylhydrolase — its product is MTLSCGSLFAADRDWGSLEIPAKAGEGRTWKLQSVSDDFSYTAKPTEKPSEFTDRWRDSFINKWLGPGLTEFNSGHSYVTNGHLGIHASRKPDTKKVYTGAISSKETFTYPLFVEARVKISGLVLASNVWMLSSDSTQEIDILEAYGSQRDSETWTAHRLHLSHHVFIRDPFQDYQPTDEESWYFNGTNWRKDFHRIGVHWRDPWHLEYFVDGKRVRTVSGREMIDPKGFTRGTGLSKPMHIIINAEDQDWRSDQGITPTDEELSDVENGIMWVDWIRVYKAEKMTGDEPLPP